Proteins encoded in a region of the Stieleria neptunia genome:
- a CDS encoding S8 family serine peptidase has translation MDSYLDDGFNDFTVIAGLGSEGLMLVRGQGVSSADVESSLSRNESVGSYSLNSMITGQATQPNDSEYVPGLLEGLTQIGAEAAWDQSIGSMQTVVGVVDSGIDLDHRDLFLNIWINQGEIPADLGAQDIDGDGLITFYDLNNLRVIDGVIYVASTVTLDGDGNLLAGDLATAEQLTNETPYPSSDDVDNVIAVAASTLVGGLATFSNYGRTTVDIAAPGTGIRSTLKGGGYGTANGTSMATPHVAGAAALIWSSQPQGAVGEIRAALLDAASVEPLENGDQLVSSGGRLSASGAIAADVFAPSARVTQK, from the coding sequence GTGGACTCATACCTCGACGACGGCTTCAATGACTTCACCGTCATCGCGGGCTTGGGCTCAGAAGGATTGATGTTGGTCCGTGGACAGGGAGTGAGTTCGGCGGACGTTGAATCGAGCCTGAGCCGAAACGAATCCGTCGGGTCGTACAGCTTGAACTCGATGATTACCGGACAGGCAACACAGCCGAATGATTCCGAGTATGTACCGGGGCTGCTAGAAGGATTGACGCAAATCGGCGCCGAAGCGGCCTGGGACCAGTCCATCGGGAGCATGCAAACAGTTGTCGGTGTGGTCGATTCCGGCATCGATCTCGATCATCGTGATCTGTTTCTGAACATCTGGATCAACCAGGGCGAGATCCCGGCCGACCTTGGCGCGCAGGATATTGACGGCGATGGGCTGATCACCTTTTATGACCTCAATAACCTGCGTGTGATCGATGGTGTGATCTATGTCGCCTCGACCGTTACCCTTGATGGTGATGGCAATCTGCTTGCGGGCGATCTTGCCACCGCGGAGCAATTGACGAACGAGACGCCCTACCCGTCCAGCGACGACGTCGACAACGTCATCGCGGTCGCGGCATCCACTCTCGTCGGCGGGCTCGCAACCTTTTCCAACTACGGCCGCACGACTGTTGACATCGCCGCACCGGGCACTGGCATACGCAGCACACTCAAAGGCGGCGGCTACGGGACGGCAAACGGAACCAGCATGGCCACGCCGCACGTCGCCGGCGCCGCTGCGTTGATTTGGTCCTCACAACCTCAAGGGGCGGTCGGCGAAATCCGCGCGGCCCTGCTAGACGCCGCATCTGTCGAACCACTCGAAAACGGTGATCAGTTGGTCTCCAGCGGTGGACGCCTGAGTGCTTCCGGTGCGATCGCCGCCGATGTCTTTGCTCCTTCCGCCCGGGTCACACAAAAGTAG
- a CDS encoding WD40 repeat domain-containing protein encodes MESEFHEHEGPVHALTYLPHDGSLISCGQDGQVIRWAPESLEPVVLHHFEDLCKSVAVSPTELLIAAAVQNDIYLFDLGSSSDSGKRETEPMRIPGHQNSVDSFAFSPDGRVLASASDDRTIRVWNVADGSLRHVIYAHQSKIESIAFSPDGKTIVSGDKESQLAFSHVETGRLLCRVDLLDRWRDLDIAPEAPWISELRFSPDGTRILAAIFQTGYIVLNGPPPQP; translated from the coding sequence ATCGAAAGCGAGTTCCACGAGCACGAAGGACCTGTGCACGCGTTGACCTACTTGCCCCACGATGGCTCGCTGATTTCGTGCGGCCAAGACGGCCAAGTGATCCGCTGGGCGCCCGAAAGTCTTGAGCCCGTCGTCTTGCATCACTTCGAAGACCTATGCAAATCGGTTGCCGTTTCACCGACCGAGCTGTTGATCGCCGCGGCGGTCCAAAACGACATCTACCTGTTTGACCTGGGCAGTTCATCTGACTCGGGGAAGCGCGAAACCGAACCGATGCGGATTCCCGGTCATCAAAACTCGGTCGACAGTTTCGCCTTCAGCCCCGACGGCCGGGTGTTGGCTAGCGCCAGCGATGACCGAACCATTCGAGTTTGGAATGTCGCCGACGGTAGCTTGCGACACGTGATCTACGCCCACCAGAGCAAGATCGAATCGATCGCCTTTTCGCCTGACGGGAAAACCATCGTCAGCGGTGACAAAGAAAGCCAACTCGCATTCAGCCATGTCGAGACGGGCCGACTGCTGTGCCGGGTCGACCTGCTCGACCGATGGCGAGACCTGGACATTGCCCCGGAAGCTCCCTGGATCAGCGAATTGAGATTCTCGCCCGACGGAACCCGCATCCTCGCCGCCATCTTTCAAACCGGCTACATCGTCCTCAACGGCCCACCACCGCAACCCTAG
- a CDS encoding LEPR-XLL domain-containing protein: protein MNHSHSSRWTRAFRNRLAKRHQLRLRLEQLESRYLLAADIPSPAPITWFESYDDVPRVS from the coding sequence ATGAATCACTCCCACAGCTCCCGCTGGACCCGAGCGTTCCGAAACCGATTGGCCAAGCGGCACCAGCTACGACTGCGGCTCGAGCAACTCGAATCCCGCTACCTACTCGCCGCTGACATCCCCTCCCCCGCGCCGATCACCTGGTTCGAATCCTACGACGACGTTCCGCGAGTCAGCTAA
- a CDS encoding protein kinase domain-containing protein, translating into MAIEIDSAAKRKRFINQECGNEADLRREIGELLRAHQMAGSFFIDHANGLTSGDDPDFFLDIHSRLTPGSTIGQFTIGSILGEGGYGVVYDADQFVPVRRRVAIKVIKPGMDTREVLRRFDTERQTLALMNHPNIAKFFDVGSTDAGRPYFVMERVEGLPITDHCDHAQLSLEQRLKLFCDACYAVQHAHQKGILHRDLKPSNILVTEVDGKPTAKVIDFGVAKALETEDENQTAVTRLDQLIGTPLYISPEQAECPADIDTRTDVYSLGVVLYELLCGQTPFHRLRAFRVDLAELRRILSEEEARKPSTHAESKCLGANPLKGDLDWIAMKAIEKDPDRRYPTVDALADDVKRYLAREPVSAGPPTQLYRVSKFASRHRAALAFSMVLIASLAGGAALATWQAVRATLAEQLAEDRLEAVAQEQQRTQTALRLAEAAEAEQRRLRGLAEQRERFSRQLVYASDIRLAGQSLQDGDLRSFVDQLDRHRPATEAVDLRGFEWWFLRGLGVVDYQSLKTAGSGVCLTRFTSDDGYLVSGHYNGKIGIYDAQSFQPVRTLKGHGSFTNDIDLSPNGKILASAGDDHFLRFWEIESGEKIRHVKADEGHVNRVWYALDGQLILSSGEEPDVKLWDPSSLEIIDRLRGYATFPHHGIKSRLACSPDRTRCVAADQYKTARVYDLKTREVICSLEIGPSGFIRCLQFSPDGRWIAGGRSDHQITLWDAETGEVLERFRGHLDDVQDIAFHPDGNLIASSDKSGVVRTWRIRRDGPPKENVDKTESDNTRISNWPDAFAAHDDRIWSLDFSPDGETLVTGCRDGTLRTWTAQSIHRYPTGSNRLEPQAVWIDDHRLVVTGEKQLVFWDLETGRKQESEVLPDWIQSIALSQDGSKIATGHE; encoded by the coding sequence ATTGGCCAATTCACGATCGGTTCGATCCTAGGAGAAGGCGGTTATGGCGTCGTCTATGACGCCGATCAATTCGTCCCCGTCCGGCGTCGTGTCGCCATCAAGGTCATCAAACCTGGGATGGACACCCGCGAAGTGCTGCGTCGATTCGATACCGAGCGTCAGACCTTGGCGTTGATGAATCACCCCAACATCGCAAAGTTTTTTGACGTCGGCAGCACGGACGCCGGTCGACCCTATTTTGTGATGGAACGCGTCGAAGGGTTGCCGATTACGGATCATTGCGATCATGCCCAATTAAGCCTTGAGCAGCGTCTAAAACTGTTCTGCGATGCCTGCTACGCCGTTCAGCACGCGCATCAAAAAGGCATCCTTCATCGAGATCTAAAACCATCGAACATCCTTGTCACTGAGGTCGACGGAAAACCGACTGCGAAGGTGATCGACTTCGGTGTCGCCAAGGCCCTCGAAACAGAGGACGAGAACCAAACCGCGGTGACTCGGCTCGATCAACTGATCGGCACCCCCCTTTACATCAGCCCCGAGCAGGCCGAGTGTCCTGCGGACATCGATACCAGGACGGACGTCTATTCCCTGGGAGTCGTTCTCTATGAGTTGCTTTGTGGTCAGACGCCGTTTCATCGCTTGAGAGCGTTTCGCGTCGACTTGGCAGAGTTGAGGCGTATCCTGAGCGAGGAAGAAGCTCGCAAACCGAGCACTCACGCCGAATCGAAATGCTTGGGTGCGAATCCACTCAAGGGCGATTTGGATTGGATCGCGATGAAGGCGATCGAAAAGGATCCGGATCGCCGTTATCCGACGGTGGACGCCTTGGCCGACGATGTCAAACGCTACCTGGCACGTGAACCGGTCTCCGCCGGACCACCGACACAGCTTTACCGAGTTTCCAAATTTGCCAGTCGCCACCGTGCCGCGCTCGCTTTCTCAATGGTGTTGATCGCTTCCTTGGCCGGTGGTGCCGCGCTGGCAACTTGGCAAGCGGTTCGCGCGACGCTCGCAGAGCAACTTGCCGAAGATCGACTGGAAGCGGTGGCGCAAGAACAGCAGCGAACACAAACAGCTTTACGTCTCGCCGAGGCGGCGGAAGCCGAACAACGGCGTCTGCGCGGATTGGCCGAGCAGCGAGAGCGATTTTCAAGACAACTGGTTTATGCCTCCGACATCCGCTTGGCAGGACAGTCGCTGCAAGATGGTGATCTTCGCAGCTTCGTCGACCAATTGGATCGTCATCGTCCTGCAACGGAAGCTGTCGATCTGAGAGGGTTCGAATGGTGGTTCCTGCGCGGCTTGGGTGTCGTCGACTATCAATCCCTGAAGACAGCGGGAAGCGGAGTCTGTTTGACTCGGTTCACGAGTGACGACGGTTACTTGGTCAGCGGCCACTACAACGGCAAGATCGGGATTTACGATGCCCAATCTTTTCAGCCCGTCCGCACCCTCAAGGGCCATGGCTCTTTCACCAACGACATCGACCTTTCCCCGAACGGCAAAATCCTGGCCTCGGCCGGTGATGATCATTTCCTGCGGTTTTGGGAGATTGAATCGGGGGAAAAAATTCGCCACGTCAAGGCCGACGAAGGACACGTCAATCGCGTTTGGTATGCCCTCGATGGCCAGTTGATCCTCTCGTCGGGCGAAGAACCGGACGTCAAACTTTGGGATCCGTCCAGCTTGGAAATCATCGATCGCCTCCGCGGCTATGCGACATTCCCCCACCACGGCATCAAAAGTCGACTGGCTTGCTCGCCCGACCGAACTCGCTGCGTCGCTGCCGACCAGTACAAGACGGCGCGGGTGTATGACCTGAAGACTCGCGAGGTGATTTGCTCGCTGGAGATCGGGCCGAGCGGGTTCATCCGCTGTTTGCAATTCTCACCCGACGGCCGATGGATCGCAGGCGGAAGGAGTGACCACCAAATCACGTTGTGGGATGCGGAAACGGGTGAAGTGCTTGAGCGCTTTCGAGGCCATTTGGATGACGTCCAGGACATCGCGTTTCATCCCGACGGGAACCTGATCGCATCCTCGGACAAATCGGGCGTCGTGCGGACTTGGAGGATTCGACGTGACGGTCCGCCGAAGGAAAACGTTGACAAAACGGAATCCGACAACACGCGAATTTCGAATTGGCCCGACGCGTTTGCTGCCCATGACGATCGGATCTGGTCGTTGGACTTTTCTCCCGATGGCGAAACCTTGGTGACCGGTTGTCGCGACGGCACGTTGCGGACCTGGACGGCACAATCCATCCATCGCTATCCCACGGGGTCGAATCGTCTGGAACCGCAAGCCGTCTGGATCGATGACCACCGTCTGGTCGTCACCGGGGAAAAGCAGTTGGTGTTTTGGGACCTGGAAACGGGTCGCAAGCAGGAAAGCGAAGTGCTTCCCGATTGGATCCAGTCGATCGCCCTTTCACAAGACGGCTCCAAAATCGCGACCGGGCACGAATAG